One genomic region from Electrophorus electricus isolate fEleEle1 chromosome 25, fEleEle1.pri, whole genome shotgun sequence encodes:
- the LOC118240759 gene encoding keratin-associated protein 19-2-like — protein MAGYYGGFLGMAGYYGGFLGMAGYYGGYYGGYYGGYYGGFYGGYYGGYYGGYYGGFYGGYYGGYYGGFYGGFYGGYYGGYYGGYYGGYYGGYYGGFYGSFLCDGPVFAVLDFSSIRCRCCVGW, from the exons ATGGCTGGGTACTACGGTGGGTTCCTCGGTATGGCTGGGTACTACGGTGGGTTCCTCGGTATGGCTGGGTACTACGGTGGGTACTACGGTGGGTACTACGGTGGGTACTACGGTGGGTTCTACGGTGGGTACTACGGTGGGTACTACGGTGGGTACTACGGTGGGTTCTACGGTGGGTACTACGGTGGGTACTACGGTGGGTTCTACGGTGGGTTCTACGGTGGGTACTACGGTGGGTACTACGGTGGGTACTACGGTGGGTACTACGGTGGGTACTACGGTGGGTTCTACG GGTCCTTCTTGTGTGATGGCCCCGTGTTCGCAGTGTTGGATTTCTCCAGTATTCGGTGCCGGTGTTGTGTGGGCTGGTGA